AGGATCATAGAGAAACCCTGATCAATTGCATAAATTGCATTAGCTCAGTTGGGATTGTTATTCCGTATAACTTTCCTATTGTCGGGAGAGCGCGCCTTCTGTTAACCCAAAGATCTCCATAGGGGAACATTTGATTAGTTGGCAGATGCCGTTAAAGCCTTAAGGGAGGAAAGGAAATTTCTGATAAACAGATAAGACCAATATCAAAAAGCGCTGTTTCAATCTTTGCTGGTTGTCGGTGGCAAATGAATGATTATTGCTTAACAACAGCGATAAGCATGACTTTagaggatataaaattattgtagaGAGACTTGGCCTAGAATCACGTACCAAACAGACTTGAAGCAACTTGGAATTACAATGTTTGCTCGCTTCATCATTTGTGTCTTACTTCTTTTGCCTCGTCTTGCCAATCAGCAGATGCTATTTAATTCAAGCGAACAGAGCGTATCTGCAGTAAATGATTCTTTGCCATGGCTGACAAACGCCACAGCGACAGCGACACCAACACAAAAGGTAGAAACGCCGCAGATATCCTTAGTCTGCAATGGGAGATTTTCTTGTCGTAACAGATGCAACAACGAGTCGACGGAGTGGGATGAACTTTCAAGCGATCCAGAATGCCATTGCGATATTGCCTGTATGGATTACCACGACTGTTGCGCGGACTTCCTCCAATTTTGCCAACCAGTTAGCCCGGTTGATAAACCAGGAGATGAAAAGGCCGACTATACATGCTTCGAATTATCCACCGAGCTTGCCAGTCAAAATCATGGGGTTTTCGTGATCTCGACTTGTGCCGAAGGCTGGATAGACGAAGATGTGCGTGCCAAGTGCTTAGCAGGATCAAAGAGTAGAAATCGAGCATTTACATCAGCCAACATCCTAGAAGACATTCCAGTGAATTTCATCTCTTTTCCAGATCCCGGTACTAGTTACAGAAATATTTATTGCGGTCTTTGTAACAAAGTGCCCGCTCCGTTTCTTCTACCCTTATGGACGTTAACATTTCGATGCAACATTCAACCACCTTCGGATTACAATAACACTCAAGTACTGGACTTTTTGCTGAAGTATTGTCCGAACAGGAGAGTGAAACCTGATAAAGATTTCAATATTCGCACATGTGTACCAGTGGTATCCACTTGCCTCGTCTCCAACCAAACGGAGATTGAAGAAAGATGCTTAAACGCATCAAGCGGACTTATCTATTCGAAACAGACgaaggaaaatttcaaaaaccACCATTGTCTGCTTTGCAATGGTTTGTCAGTGAGCGATGCCTTATGTGGACCTCGACTCAAACAAGATATCTTTAATCCCAAATCATTCGAAATAATTCTGGAATTCAGCTCCGCTGATGAATCAATCAAACCAATTAAAGTCACTCCAACTTGTGCTTCTGGCAAAGTCTACGATCCTCATCTGGAAATCTGTGAACCAAGCAGTTCAGTTCTTCGCCCTTCATCTGCCATTCGTGACAAATACCGCGTGAAACTCTGGATGTACCCATTGGATGACCAGATTACGTCCGTATCTCCAAACGAATTTCGCAATTCCCTTTGTGACCTATTTTCCCTGGATCCCTCACAAATAGACGAAATATCAGTTGGAACTGAAGACTTATCTATCGCTGTGGCTTTCAACCTCTATGCTGGTGTTGTTTCATTATTTGATGGCAAGATGACACTAGAAGAAAACCTCAACGTGACTGCCCTTCTCAGTTTCAATAACTCCTTTGAAATCGACATCACAGGCAAAAGATGGGTTGTCCTCAGGGTTACTCAAAGGCAATTAAGCTGCGCTCAATCAGAGGAATTTTTCCCTGGAGAATTTACTCGACCTTCAAACCCAACAAGTTTTGCTTTTGTGAATAAAACGGGACAACGGTTACCTCCAAACCGGTACTTCCTTTTCAAGGATAGCAAAACTGGCAAAGATTCATTGTTGGTGTGCAAATCTAAATTTACTGTCGTGTGCCCGTTCAATTTGGTATCCGTTAGCAGCTCCGAGTACAAGTTATTTCCCAACCATAGTTTACAACTCACCCCCACAGGTCAATTATACGCTATCGGAGAATACGACGTAAAGAACAATACGGCCTTAATTTGCACTAacaatacaaaattaaatattaCCAACTCATCGCTCCTGGTGCCCAACCCTAATATAGATGAGGTTCAAGAATCAGAAAGCCTCTTTCTGTGGTACTTTACCTTGGTTGGATTTTCTGTGTCAATTCTAACACTGATGTTGACTGTTGCAGTACACTTCATTTTCAATGAACTTCGAAAACCTCTTCCGGGAAAGAACCTTATCAGCTTATGCATGGCTCTTTTCCTGGCCCAATTTATTTGGCTGTTTGGATCTGGTGACACTGATAAGCCTATTTTTTGTAGAGTGGTTGCAGCTGTACTTCATTACCTGTTTCTTGTAACCTTCACCTGCACTGCCGTTATTGCGTTTGACACCCGCCGAACCTTCTCCAGTCAGATTTCCAAAGCCCCCGGCCGGTCTGTTAGGGAAGGACGCCTTCGATTCCTGACGTACATGTGCGTTGCATGGGGTATTCCAATGCTTTTTGTGGGTACCTGCTTCCTCCTTGATAACTTCCAAGTGGTGGAGATTGGTTATGGAAACGACGAAGCTTGCTGGTTAGTGAAAGGTAATGCCAAGATTGTCGCCTTTGGAACCCCCGTAGCTTGCGTTCTTTTGTACAACGTTGCAGCGTTTTCCCATACCATATGGGCCATTAACACTGCCAGGAAGCAGACCACTGGTGTGAAGTCCAACCGTCGAGACCGAGGAGGCGTCGTTAAAGTATACGTCCGCCTTGTTACCCTCATGGGATTTACTTGGTTTTTCGCTTTCACCGCAGAGCTCGTTCACAAGAGCATGATCTACCCCTTTGTGGTGTTGACAAGTCTTCAAGGAGTATACATCTTTCTTGCCTTCGTCTGCAAGACCCGAATACTCAATCTCATAAACGACACATTTCAAAGGTCCAAGAAGGATTCTTCAGCTGCTACACAGAACATTGCTAGTACAGGTGGCAAAGGCTTACAACAAGACCAGTCCAGATCTGAAACGGAGGAAACTCATATGTAGTGCAGTGTGCTGAGTAAATCACGCTAACAAGTAAACACATCAGTGAGCCCAGTTTACAGGCCTTGGCAGCTTTCAATACTTCTTTTCTCGTGTCTAAAACATTCACCGCCTCATATTACATATTAGAAAATCATACCTTATTTGTAAGCTGAAGGTCTGAGTTGCCGCGATACTTGTTACAACGGTTCATTGTATCGTAACTTTCAATTCCTGAATTCCTAAAAGTCCTGATCGTTCAGTCTAAGTGGACACTTTGTATTCAAATTGAAATTCCACCCTATTATGTCCGTTGAATTAAATGTCCTCATTCTATGCAAAGTGCTACTGACGCTAGAAAAAATTGTTTAGGAAAACTTATTGATTGGCAAATTGCTGCGACTTTCAATAGATGTAATATCAACACAAAGAATGAGCGGTCCTACAATGTCTGCATATGCAAACTTGAAACCGTGAACTACTAGACTGAAAAACTCGTTGATTTATGTAAACTCTAATTGCTCAATAGTATCCGGCTCTCCTTATTCGTACATATGCGTATTGTATTAAATACTATGCTGAATTCACGACAGGTAATACAgcattaactgaagagagtgtagtgtaacgtgaagtgctagatttctatcccatatgaaccatgtgagcgttagccctactgatggaactaggcccacacaaggacagaggaaaactatgaccagggtgggaattgaacccacgaccttcgggttagatctccgccgctctaccgactgagctacaaggtcagacgggagcaggccgtgggaactgaagatgttaaagtcacggcaattaacatgtacaagtacaaggaaaggttacgtttatacaaacgttggccgtgtagcacttatattttaaacagaattaactgaagagagtgtagtgtaacgtgaagtgctagatttctatcccatatgctGTTTGTGTAGTGATTAAATTAAAGGCTGTTACAACTCACCAGTAAAATACTCCAGCCGCCGTTCTTTCCATGGTCTTCAGATTCCATATTATCCTCCACTAGGCAACTTATCCTCTTCAATTAAGCCCGGCAACACACCCTAGCAGTTTGTTGTAAAACGTTTGCATGTCACGCACGCATGTAAGAAGAAATTGAAAGTATAAAATCCGTTATGAAACTATTACCTATAGCAAACAGAAAGCTAGAATTAGAAGGGAGAAATTATTAGACTTAGAACAAAAACTTAAAGAGTGTACAGCAAAATGCGATGAACAGCCCAGTCAAGAAAACTTGAGTGatctggaaattttaaaaaccgAATATGATAGTCAATATGATTGTATAGCGCAAGGAGCAATAATTCGCTCGAGAGTAAATTGGTACGAATATGGCGAGAAAAGTAATAAGTACTTTTTGAACTTagaaaattccaaaaagaaaaaaagttgtattaGAAAGTTAGTGGGGTTTAATGATGAATGCATAATGGATCCGAAACAAATAATGACAGAGATTCATAGCTTTTATGCCAATCTTTATGATAAGGACTCTTGTCAGCAGGGTGGCTTGTCGATTGATGAATTCCTTAAGAATGTAAATACTAACATGTTAACAGACGAGCAGCAGGaatatttggagaaaaaaattacaacaaacgAATATTTAGAAGCGTTGAAatcatttgagaaaaacaaaacaccaggGAATGATGGATTAACTGTGGAGTTTTATCTTGGCTTCTGGCATCTCATAGAGAAATGTCTCGTCAATTCCTTGAATTTCGCTCACGAACACGGACAACtgtcaaattcgcaaaaacaaGCTATGATTACGTTGTTGGAGAAGAAAGACAAAGACAGACGTTTTATCAAAAATTGGAGACCGATCTCACTGATTAATGTCGATGTTAAAATCGCATCAAAGGCGATTGCAAGAAAGTTAGAATTGTTTTTACCTGAGCTTATTCATTCAAATCAAAATGGTTTTATCAAGGGAAGATCTTTACTTGACGGAGTTCGAACAATTGAAGATGTGCTTGAATTTGCTAAATTTACGGATAGTTCAGGTATTCTTTTAGCagttgattttgagaaagcattcGACTCTTTGAatcattctttcctttttaaaatcttgGAAAAATTTAACTTTGGAACGCAATTTATAAAGTGGATCAAAACCTTCTACACGAACGTATCTAGTTGTGTCTTAAGTAATGGTTTTATTACTGATTTGTTTGATATTCGTTGTGGCGTTAGGCAGGGCGATCCCTTGTcacctttgttatttattttggccATTGAAGTGCTTGCTTGCAGAATTCGGGAGGATAAGGgaattaaaggtattttaatCAATGAGGAAGAAACCAAACTAacactttttgctgacgatatgaCTTGTTTTCTCAGAGATATCGCATCATATCATCGTTTATTGGCAACTCTTCAAATTTTTTATAAGTTCTCCAACCTTCGagttaatgatgataaaacgGAGATCTTTGCCATTGGCACACATCACCTGGATCCCACTAAGTTTTCTCAtaaagtacgaaaatcaattaaaatcctGGGGATTGTATTTGATTATCATATAGCATCAAGGATGAGAGCCAACTTTGACTTAGTTCTTAAGTCTATCAAAGATATATTGAACATGTGGAAGTGGAGAGGACTTACACTACTAGGAAGAATTCAGATTGTTAAATCCTTTATTCTACCAAAATTTTTGAGTAAAGCGGCGTTGATTGCAGTTTCGGAAGAGTTGATTAAAGAGGTCAACAGTTTGATTTACCGTTTCATTTGGAAAGGTAATGATAAAATAAAGCGTTCCGCTCTCATCAACGATATCGAAGATGGTGGACGTAGGATGCTAGACATTCAATCGATGATTCAAGCTCAGAGGGTGATGTTATTAAAAAGATTTGTAGATGaagaaaacaagagtttttggaagataataCTAGACTATTTTCTTTCTCCAATATGTGGAAAATTTATTCTTAAGTGTAATTTTGATACAAGAAAGTTGCCTGTCTACCTTCCAGTTTTTTATAAAGAATGTCTTAATGCTTGGTCAGCACTTAATGAATCTCCTATAAATACGTACAGAGACGTCGTGCATCAAgttatttggaataataaatacataattgttcaaaagctatcaacctttgaaaaaaatttctattctaaaggaattattacggTCGGTGACCTCCTCTCTGATGCGGGAGTCTTTTTAAAGGGTGCAAATGtgttaaatgcaaatctttcTCCTTTAgagcgttttaaattaatgggtATTGTCGATGCAATCCCTCGTGAATGGAGGCAGATCATTAGACAAAGTGCACAACATCTCCTGCCCTTACACATCGGTGAcacattttatttaaagttgGAAAACTCTCAGGTAGCCTTGTTAAAGGTCTCATCCAAATTGCTTTatactgcttttaaaagcagaaaacaagCTCCTCCCacagctcaaaagaaatttctggagaagtttccccagcttcaaattgattggagcaaaatatactccttaccgtttatagttacaattgaaactaaaattcgtGAATTCCAATATAAGATACTGAATAATATagtctttacaaatgaaaagatgtttaggttaaaaatgattgattcgcctttatgtacattttgcaaacgagaaattgaatccattgaacatctatttttttactgcaatgtgacgaagactttttgggaagctttttgttcttggcttagtaattgtaacattaacatacaatccttcaaaataatagaaattttgtttggaatattcaatataggagacgactttattatattaaaccatctgatattgacagctaaattgtatatttatagatgtaagttaaatagtgtacatccgattttacgagtttatcaggccaagattaaagctgtataccaagtagagaaaaagatagcaagtaggcggaacaaactaactaaacataccaagaaatgggaaaagcttttggcatatgcatatgtaggcttgtagtgtgggtgttctccatgtgtccctcttatgacttattattattattattattattattattattgttagtctttgataatgatgatgatgatgatgatgatgataattgttattattattattattattattattattatatatttcttttactattgttgttcaaattattgtaagagtgtaagtgtagtagtgtcatcttgtaattgttatttactgagttgtaattagtagtctattttgtttcgatattttaattaatagtgtgatttgtattttagtaattcataatcgttgtatgtgtttaggtgtaacaaaataataaaaagttttaaattacaaaaaaaaaaaaaaaaaaaaagaaattgagcGAGCTCGGACATCACTGACAAACTTTTTCCAATCTTCACGATGATCTATTATGGTTTACAATTATTTTGCGTGGTGTGATTAATGTCCTTCTTTTACTGATCCAAACAAATCATCGCAATCTCCCGCAGAAACACATCACTCTTTAATAATCAGCACGGCCCAATGAACTCAAACCCCCTAATATACATACACGAAAATGTAAGATGAGGTGTGTTTAATACttaattttactttgtttttgacattttcactAGTGTGTCGGCGAAGCTTAAGATACCACAATGGTATACAACAGTTCTAACATGACGCCCCCGCAAGGTACATTCAAGATCACTCGTGAACGATGCACTATAGGAGACCGATTGCTGACGAATTTTTGAAATAGAAACATATTCCGGTTATTAATTTACGTACGGAGAAAATATTATATTGTATGTACTCTTAGTGTTTCTATGTAAGTCACCTCAACCGTACCTTGATttaaaactgtaaattgaaCTTCTCCCTTTAGTTCAAACTAGGATCGTTTAGACTTCCGCCATTTTTCACTTCCGCTGGATTTCTAGGAAAACTATTTATTATCACTTATGCGATCTTACGATCAGCGAAGCAGCAACGCCATTTAAATTTGTAGGTGAAACCAAAGATTTGTCAGTTGCTTGCTTATGTGTTCTTTACTATGACATTTTAAATGCCTTTTTGGATTATTTAGCAGCACATCTGGGAAAAAGGTATTGTGAACAACTTTATGCACTTCCGCAAAAAACTGATCAGTTTCGGAGAATTTGAGGGATGGTTTGTGATAATTCCAAGAATCCGTAGGGGAATTATTAATGTATAAAACCAGTGATTCTTAGAAAACGTCTCTTTCGAAAAACAGTTTGCTTAATGTGTGATTTGTTCGTGTTATTTTCAACAACGACCGTAAAACGATCACAATATTCTCAATTGTATGAGTGAAGTTCAGCTTGTGAAGTTTAATCTCCTTGGACAGTTAAAATGTAGGTTCACATTTCAGTAGAAATGAATTGCCCTAATTGTGGGAATGACGAACTCCAGAAGCATCATCGCTTCTGTTGTCGGTGTGGCTGGAGACTTGACGAGGCGCAACGAGAAACACTCCTTGGAAAGGTGTGTGAGGAAGTGAAAGCACCTTTTGCAACAGACAGTTCTTTGCGAACAATATCGGCACAAGTGGAGACGGCTGTCACAGGTACGGCTATATGCTTTGCACTTAATCGAACAAGGTTGGCACAACGATATTGATTTTTTGAGTgatttctgtattttttttaatttgagagCGCGAGGAATCAAAGTTCTGTCCTGGGTGCGATTTTATATTAAAATAATATGCGAATTTATGTAACCGGAGGGTACTTTTTGCAGCAGTCAGAGCACCAAATCGACTTGCACATATTATTTGTCCATCGATGGATACATCGAGTTTCGTTGCGGCCTAACCTCTCACATGCAGTACCCATGGAAGCTACATTCCTTATTTGATTTAGTTGTCTCACCCAAGTGAAATACGGAAAGAAAAGCGCCAGTTCTAGCCCTATTACAACTTTGCCGAGTCAACAagttatgcaaatatttcagtAATAACAAACAGAACCAGTCCGTTGGAAAATTCAAGTCAACGAAGTGTTGCCTATTTTGAAAATTCCTAAACATGAGCGACAGTCACTTATTCGCTGATCCTATCATCGAATTGCACATTCAATATTGTTGAGGATTACAAAGAAAACGTTATTGCATGAAAACCACGTTATATTGAAGGTTATTATATTTTTTGCCACAAAGAACATACAACAAGTGGAGTGATTAAGGAAGAgggggaaaaagaaaggaaaggcaGGGAGGTCTATTAAAAGAAGCTGAAAAGCTTATAGCTGGTTAGACGTCCTCAGCATAGATCTATTCTAATTAACGAACGACTAAGATAAGTTCTGAATTAGAGCGGCTTCGGAAAGTGGAACAGACAAATCTTAGTGAAGAATTCGCCTATGCAGCAGTTTCAGTTTCTCAGATTTGGGCTCCCTCGCATGGAGTCTTTATAAAGGGCTTTTATATGTAAATACCAAGCGAGGGAAAAACTGTTATTGCTGAGAAAGAGAAGTATAACTCCTCTTACAAATTGTTGGAGAGGAATATAAGTAATTAACCAAGCTGCATGTTAACTTCCGCACGTCGCACCTGACATAGAGTCAACTCTGACGCAGCCCGAATCAAACTAACTTCTAATGAAGTCAACGAAAAAGCGTTTGACAGTTCATAATGTGAATTAGTTTTGACGAAACAAAAAACCAAgggatttcagtttacagtttaGTGATACGATCTGTTCCATTTGGAACgtttcatttttctttggcAATCTGCTTAATCGGTGCTGCTTTCCTACTCTTTTGGGTTTAACCTGTGCATATTTGCACCGTGTCGTCGTTGATTCCGATTTGACTCGTTCTTTCACTCACCCctcgagcagagcctcctttgtctttttctttactgaggaaaggaggctctgcctgaatcacgtcaactctttgaagccaccGCAGCCAGAACTTCGGGACTAATCAATCTTGTTTTCATTCGTCAAACCCATTTTTGAACCCGCTGTAccgtgaaaaaccaagatggagGCGAGTTCTGGCATATTAGGCATGCGTTGGCAACATGTAGCACATACTCAATAAaaatcttactcgattcatgcagagtctttctcgagGACGAAAAAtcaagcaagcaaaagaaaggtagcttgtgtacagccgcccactctctGCAAAAAAACATCGGAGAGGAGCGTCGGTGAtataccgttgataatcgtgttcaatACCTCGTGATTATTCccggaatgtgtggaaaatgatttaattggttattaccagaaacccataagggttgaaacgtgtaacgcgcgttcacagcttccgaatattcagtgcgaactgattggttgaatgtttcggtgctaagtaccatatttggaaacccctagctcttgttgttccaaatatggtacttagcaaattgaatattgaGAAGCTtatttcccagcacacaaggggccgttacacgtttcaacccttatgagtttctgttATTACCCGTCGATCATTACATCACTGAAACAACGAGattaacttttatttttatttctccacataaacaccgtgagaaccaccgtgagaCATTTAACGATGAGTTCGTGTCCACTTTGCGCACGgtaaaaaatacgaataaaaatttTTTGATGGTCAGGGAAGTTTTTCTTTGGAAtcacgagcggaattgttatctatggagtggaAAGTGGAAATTGATTctacgtacatttgtaggaa
The sequence above is a segment of the Montipora foliosa isolate CH-2021 chromosome 2, ASM3666993v2, whole genome shotgun sequence genome. Coding sequences within it:
- the LOC137993754 gene encoding uncharacterized protein; the protein is MFARFIICVLLLLPRLANQQMLFNSSEQSVSAVNDSLPWLTNATATATPTQKVETPQISLVCNGRFSCRNRCNNESTEWDELSSDPECHCDIACMDYHDCCADFLQFCQPVSPVDKPGDEKADYTCFELSTELASQNHGVFVISTCAEGWIDEDVRAKCLAGSKSRNRAFTSANILEDIPVNFISFPDPGTSYRNIYCGLCNKVPAPFLLPLWTLTFRCNIQPPSDYNNTQVLDFLLKYCPNRRVKPDKDFNIRTCVPVVSTCLVSNQTEIEERCLNASSGLIYSKQTKENFKNHHCLLCNGLSVSDALCGPRLKQDIFNPKSFEIILEFSSADESIKPIKVTPTCASGKVYDPHLEICEPSSSVLRPSSAIRDKYRVKLWMYPLDDQITSVSPNEFRNSLCDLFSLDPSQIDEISVGTEDLSIAVAFNLYAGVVSLFDGKMTLEENLNVTALLSFNNSFEIDITGKRWVVLRVTQRQLSCAQSEEFFPGEFTRPSNPTSFAFVNKTGQRLPPNRYFLFKDSKTGKDSLLVCKSKFTVVCPFNLVSVSSSEYKLFPNHSLQLTPTGQLYAIGEYDVKNNTALICTNNTKLNITNSSLLVPNPNIDEVQESESLFLWYFTLVGFSVSILTLMLTVAVHFIFNELRKPLPGKNLISLCMALFLAQFIWLFGSGDTDKPIFCRVVAAVLHYLFLVTFTCTAVIAFDTRRTFSSQISKAPGRSVREGRLRFLTYMCVAWGIPMLFVGTCFLLDNFQVVEIGYGNDEACWLVKGNAKIVAFGTPVACVLLYNVAAFSHTIWAINTARKQTTGVKSNRRDRGGVVKVYVRLVTLMGFTWFFAFTAELVHKSMIYPFVVLTSLQGVYIFLAFVCKTRILNLINDTFQRSKKDSSAATQNIASTGGKGLQQDQSRSETEETHM